In the genome of Bradyrhizobium sp. CIAT3101, one region contains:
- a CDS encoding NAD(P)-dependent oxidoreductase, whose product MKIAVAGASGRAGSEITKELSRRGHGVTAIARNPEKIAGLPNVTPTKGDVLDQAGLTKLWAGHDVAVSSVHFLASDPHKLIAAAKDSKVGRYLVVGGAGSLEVAPGVKLVTTPGFPAQYKAEAEAGGAFLDLLRQEKELNWTFLSPSALFIEGERTGKFRLGTDQLLADANGKSWISFADYAIALADEIEKPAHLRQRFTVGY is encoded by the coding sequence ATGAAAATCGCAGTTGCCGGCGCCTCGGGCCGGGCCGGTTCGGAGATCACCAAGGAACTATCCCGCCGTGGCCATGGCGTTACCGCCATCGCACGGAACCCGGAGAAGATCGCAGGCCTGCCGAACGTCACGCCGACCAAAGGCGATGTGCTCGATCAGGCCGGCCTGACCAAACTCTGGGCCGGGCATGATGTTGCGGTGAGTTCCGTCCACTTCCTGGCGAGCGACCCGCACAAGCTGATTGCTGCTGCCAAGGACTCCAAGGTCGGTCGTTACCTGGTTGTCGGGGGCGCCGGCAGCCTGGAGGTCGCTCCTGGCGTCAAACTGGTCACAACCCCCGGTTTTCCGGCCCAATACAAAGCCGAGGCGGAGGCGGGTGGCGCTTTCCTCGACCTGCTACGGCAGGAAAAGGAGCTGAACTGGACCTTCCTCTCGCCCTCGGCACTGTTCATTGAGGGCGAACGCACCGGCAAGTTCCGTCTCGGCACCGATCAGCTTCTCGCAGATGCGAACGGCAAGAGCTGGATCAGCTTCGCCGACTACGCCATCGCGCTCGCCGACGAGATCGAGAAGCCGGCCCATCTGAGGCAGCGTTTCACGGTCGGTTACTAG
- a CDS encoding flagellar basal body P-ring protein FlgI — protein MPGVRWVRILSGVFGVACAALSALALSAASANATSRIKDLANIEGVRQNQLIGYGLVVGLNGTGDTLNNIPFTKQSLQAMLERMGVNIRGATIRTGNVAAVMVTGNLPAFSTQGTRMDVTVSALGDAKDLRGGTLLVTPLLGADGNVYAVAQGSLAISGFQAEGEAAKIVRGVPTVGRIANGAIIEREIEFALNRLPNVRLALRNADFTTAKRIAAAINDYLGVKSAEPIDPSTVQLTIPPEFKGNVVAFLTEIEQLQVDPDLAAKIIIDERSGIIVMGRDVRVATVAVAQGNLTVTISESPQVSQPNPLSRGRTVVTPRSSVGVTEDGKKFAVVKDGVSLQQLVDGLNGLGIGPRDLISILQAIKAAGAIEADIEVM, from the coding sequence ATGCCAGGCGTTCGTTGGGTAAGGATTCTGAGTGGGGTTTTTGGGGTGGCCTGTGCCGCGCTGTCAGCGCTGGCGCTCTCGGCGGCCTCTGCAAACGCGACCTCGCGTATCAAGGATCTCGCCAATATCGAAGGCGTGCGGCAGAACCAGCTTATCGGCTACGGCCTCGTCGTCGGCCTCAACGGCACCGGCGACACCCTCAACAACATCCCCTTCACCAAGCAGTCGCTGCAAGCGATGCTCGAGCGCATGGGCGTCAACATCCGCGGCGCCACCATCCGCACCGGTAACGTCGCCGCCGTGATGGTGACCGGCAACCTGCCGGCTTTCTCCACGCAGGGCACGCGCATGGACGTCACCGTCTCCGCGCTCGGCGACGCCAAGGATCTGCGCGGCGGCACCCTGCTCGTCACCCCGCTTCTCGGCGCCGACGGCAACGTCTACGCGGTCGCGCAGGGCTCGCTCGCGATCTCCGGTTTCCAGGCCGAGGGCGAAGCGGCGAAAATCGTGCGCGGCGTTCCGACCGTAGGCCGGATCGCCAACGGCGCCATCATCGAGCGCGAGATCGAGTTCGCGCTGAACCGGCTGCCGAACGTGCGACTGGCGCTCCGGAACGCAGATTTCACCACGGCCAAGCGCATCGCGGCTGCGATCAACGATTATCTCGGCGTCAAGAGCGCCGAGCCGATCGATCCCTCGACGGTGCAGCTGACCATCCCGCCGGAGTTCAAGGGCAACGTGGTCGCATTCCTGACCGAGATCGAACAGCTCCAGGTCGATCCGGATCTCGCCGCCAAGATCATCATCGACGAGCGCTCCGGCATCATCGTGATGGGCCGCGACGTCCGCGTCGCCACCGTCGCGGTTGCACAGGGCAACCTCACGGTCACGATCTCCGAGAGCCCGCAGGTGAGCCAGCCCAACCCGCTGTCGCGGGGCCGGACCGTGGTCACGCCGCGATCGAGCGTCGGCGTCACCGAGGACGGCAAGAAGTTCGCCGTCGTCAAGGACGGCGTCTCGCTGCAGCAGCTCGTCGATGGCCTCAACGGCCTCGGCATCGGCCCGCGCGACCTCATCAGCATCCTCCAGGCGATCAAGGCCGCGGGTGCGATCGAAGCCGACATCGAGGTGATGTGA
- the dksA gene encoding RNA polymerase-binding protein DksA → MNDRQKEYFRMKLLAWKDEILKESKLTLQALQEENVNHPDLADRASSETDRAIELRARDRQRKLIAKIDAALQRIEDNTYGYCEDTGEPISLKRLEARPIATLSVEAQERHEKREKVYRDE, encoded by the coding sequence ATGAACGACCGGCAGAAGGAGTACTTCCGTATGAAGCTCCTCGCCTGGAAGGATGAGATCCTCAAAGAGTCCAAGCTCACCCTGCAGGCTCTGCAGGAGGAGAACGTGAACCACCCCGATCTCGCCGATCGGGCATCGTCCGAAACCGACCGCGCCATCGAACTCCGCGCCCGCGACCGCCAGCGCAAGTTGATCGCCAAGATCGACGCCGCGCTCCAGCGCATCGAGGACAACACCTACGGGTATTGCGAGGATACCGGCGAGCCGATCTCTTTGAAACGGCTCGAGGCCCGGCCCATCGCGACGCTCTCGGTGGAAGCGCAGGAGCGCCACGAGAAACGCGAGAAGGTCTATCGCGACGAATAG
- a CDS encoding aldehyde reductase, protein MSIVLVTGGSGFVGIHVVLQLLAAGHVVRTTVRRPDRQTDVLAMLREGGAASPENLSFFTADLTADEGWQAAVTGCDYVLHVASPLSTSVPKDENEMIVPARDGTLRVLRASRDAGVRRVVITSSLGAIGYGHPPREKPFDETEWTNLAGSDVQPYIKSKTLAERAAWDFIARDGGGLELSVINPAGIFGPVLGPDFSGSIEIVKSLLDGAMPAVPRVYFGVVDVRDVADLHLRAMTAPEAKGERFIAVSGETLSIFDIGKVLRRELGSRARRVPRLQAPDWLVRLAASRIPLLQAVVPMLGRVRHSTSAKARSMLGWQPRSNDEAILATAESLIRLGLVKA, encoded by the coding sequence ATGAGCATCGTTCTGGTCACCGGCGGATCCGGCTTCGTCGGTATCCATGTCGTCCTGCAGCTTCTGGCCGCCGGTCATGTGGTGCGAACGACGGTGCGGCGGCCGGACCGGCAAACCGATGTGCTGGCCATGCTGCGCGAGGGCGGGGCGGCGTCGCCGGAGAATCTGTCCTTCTTCACCGCCGACCTCACGGCGGACGAGGGCTGGCAGGCGGCGGTGACGGGCTGCGACTACGTGCTCCACGTCGCCTCGCCGCTATCGACCAGCGTGCCCAAGGACGAGAACGAGATGATCGTTCCGGCCCGCGACGGCACGCTGCGGGTGCTGCGCGCCTCGCGCGATGCCGGCGTCAGGCGGGTCGTCATCACCTCGTCGCTGGGCGCGATCGGCTACGGCCATCCGCCGCGGGAGAAGCCGTTCGACGAGACCGAGTGGACCAATCTCGCCGGCAGCGACGTGCAGCCGTATATCAAGTCCAAGACGCTGGCGGAGCGGGCGGCTTGGGATTTCATCGCGCGCGACGGCGGCGGGCTCGAATTGTCGGTGATCAACCCCGCCGGGATTTTCGGTCCGGTGCTCGGGCCGGACTTCTCTGGCTCGATCGAGATCGTCAAATCGCTGCTCGACGGCGCCATGCCGGCGGTGCCGCGGGTCTATTTCGGCGTGGTCGACGTGCGCGATGTCGCCGACCTGCATTTGCGGGCGATGACAGCGCCGGAGGCGAAAGGCGAGCGCTTCATCGCGGTCTCCGGAGAGACGCTGTCGATCTTCGATATCGGCAAGGTGCTGCGGCGGGAACTGGGATCGCGGGCGCGCCGGGTTCCCCGGCTCCAGGCCCCGGACTGGCTGGTGCGGCTCGCCGCGAGCCGGATTCCCCTGCTGCAGGCGGTCGTGCCGATGCTCGGCCGCGTCAGGCATTCCACCAGCGCCAAGGCGAGGTCGATGCTGGGCTGGCAGCCCCGTTCCAACGACGAGGCGATCCTCGCCACGGCCGAGAGCCTGATCCGGCTCGGCCTGGTCAAGGCGTGA
- the flgG gene encoding flagellar basal-body rod protein FlgG produces the protein MQALHTAATGMAAQELNVQVISNNIANLRTTGFKKQTAAFQDLIYEHVRRVGAQASDQGTILPVGVDIGGGVKTVGTPRSMTQGTLSQTGNDLDLAMSGEGFFKILMPDGTYQYTRDGTFQMDNQGRVVTAQGNPVQPTITIPNNASGITVNEQGQVSVTLPGSSSNTILGQIGVTRFINKAGLQPVGSNQFTETTSSGAPQDGTANSEGYGKITQGSLEQANVDVVSEMSDLIAAQRAYEMNAKVISAADQMMQSTTALFR, from the coding sequence ATGCAAGCGCTCCACACCGCTGCGACCGGAATGGCGGCACAGGAACTGAACGTTCAGGTGATCTCCAACAACATCGCCAACCTGCGCACCACCGGCTTCAAGAAGCAAACCGCGGCGTTCCAGGACCTGATCTACGAACACGTCCGCCGCGTCGGCGCGCAGGCCTCGGACCAGGGCACCATCCTGCCGGTCGGCGTCGATATCGGCGGCGGCGTCAAGACCGTCGGCACCCCCCGCAGCATGACGCAGGGCACGCTGTCGCAGACCGGCAACGACCTCGACCTCGCGATGTCCGGCGAAGGCTTCTTCAAGATCCTGATGCCTGACGGCACCTACCAGTACACCCGCGACGGCACGTTCCAGATGGACAACCAGGGCCGCGTCGTCACCGCGCAGGGCAACCCGGTGCAGCCGACCATCACGATCCCGAACAACGCCTCGGGCATCACCGTCAACGAGCAGGGCCAGGTGTCGGTGACGCTGCCGGGCTCGTCGAGCAACACCATTCTCGGCCAGATCGGCGTGACCCGCTTCATCAACAAGGCGGGCCTGCAGCCGGTCGGCAGCAACCAGTTCACCGAGACGACCTCATCCGGCGCGCCGCAGGACGGCACCGCGAACTCCGAAGGCTACGGCAAGATCACGCAAGGCAGCCTCGAACAGGCCAATGTCGACGTCGTGTCGGAGATGAGCGACCTGATCGCCGCGCAGCGCGCCTACGAGATGAACGCCAAGGTGATCAGCGCCGCCGACCAGATGATGCAATCGACCACGGCGCTGTTCCGCTGA
- the flgJ gene encoding flagellar assembly peptidoglycan hydrolase FlgJ, with protein sequence MQTGMLNTAHVVTAALSNPAFSVESRNNRPDFELAAALQKVSPQQQAKAQKTATDFEGMFLNSMFAQMTSGLKGEGPFGDTPGTGVWRSMLTEQYSKNFANAGGIGVARDVYRTLIMQQAKTTLRTA encoded by the coding sequence ATGCAAACCGGCATGCTCAACACCGCGCACGTCGTCACCGCCGCGCTCTCGAACCCTGCCTTCTCGGTTGAGAGTCGCAACAACCGGCCCGACTTCGAGCTCGCCGCCGCGCTTCAGAAGGTCTCGCCGCAACAGCAGGCCAAGGCGCAGAAGACCGCGACCGACTTCGAGGGCATGTTCCTCAACAGCATGTTCGCGCAGATGACGTCGGGCTTGAAGGGTGAAGGCCCGTTCGGCGACACGCCGGGCACCGGCGTCTGGCGCTCGATGCTGACCGAGCAATATTCCAAGAACTTCGCCAATGCCGGCGGCATCGGCGTCGCCCGCGACGTCTACCGTACCCTGATCATGCAGCAGGCCAAAACCACTCTTCGTACGGCATAA
- a CDS encoding flagellar assembly protein FliX: protein MRIYGPNGTTLGTPASQAKRTSSGTFVLPETSSAQETRAAAAPKASANIDALLALQGIEEDPVERRKRSVARGKTALDVLDDLKMGLLSGNLDASTVMRLRDAAANLKSSSGDPGLDSVLSEIELRVEVELAKAGRG, encoded by the coding sequence ATGCGCATCTACGGACCGAATGGCACCACGCTTGGAACGCCGGCCAGCCAGGCCAAGCGAACGAGCTCCGGCACCTTCGTGCTGCCCGAAACCTCGTCGGCGCAAGAGACGCGCGCCGCAGCCGCACCGAAAGCTTCCGCCAACATCGACGCGCTGCTCGCGCTGCAAGGCATCGAGGAAGATCCGGTCGAGCGCCGCAAGCGCTCGGTCGCCCGCGGCAAGACCGCGCTCGACGTGCTCGACGATCTCAAGATGGGACTCTTGTCCGGCAATCTCGACGCCTCGACGGTGATGCGGCTGCGCGACGCGGCCGCAAACCTGAAATCGTCCTCCGGCGATCCCGGTCTCGATTCCGTGCTGTCCGAGATCGAGCTGCGCGTCGAGGTCGAACTGGCGAAGGCCGGGCGGGGCTGA
- a CDS encoding helix-turn-helix domain-containing protein: MDFETGMENLTSVCDGDCDCSPDPTLLADFKRAIHALGGKWKLEILFALMNGAVRFGALRRSIGGITQHMLTTQLRELEQDGLVSRTAFAEKPLRVEYELTDAAYGLLPAFKEILSWSRVYGDASLAASREA; the protein is encoded by the coding sequence ATGGATTTCGAGACCGGTATGGAAAACCTGACCAGCGTTTGCGACGGCGACTGCGATTGCAGCCCGGACCCAACCCTGCTCGCCGATTTCAAGCGCGCGATCCATGCGCTCGGCGGCAAGTGGAAACTGGAGATCCTGTTCGCGCTGATGAACGGTGCGGTTCGTTTCGGCGCGTTGCGGCGGTCGATCGGTGGCATCACCCAGCACATGCTGACCACGCAGCTGCGGGAGCTCGAGCAGGACGGCTTGGTGTCGCGCACCGCTTTCGCGGAGAAGCCGTTGCGGGTCGAGTACGAGCTGACGGACGCGGCTTACGGCCTGCTGCCGGCGTTTAAGGAAATATTGAGCTGGTCCAGGGTTTATGGGGATGCAAGCCTTGCTGCATCGCGTGAAGCCTGA
- a CDS encoding helix-turn-helix domain-containing protein, translating to MKPNVYAAECPTRQILDRVGDKWAVLILLLLREEPMRFNQLRRTIEGISQKMLSQVLKSLERDGLIKRRAIATVPVTVEYSITQLGVTLAAAVDPLRDWAEENLKDVLAAQRRYDSQQKEEAA from the coding sequence ATGAAACCCAATGTCTATGCCGCCGAGTGCCCGACACGCCAAATTCTCGATCGCGTCGGCGACAAATGGGCCGTGCTGATCCTGTTGCTGCTGCGCGAGGAGCCAATGCGCTTCAATCAGTTACGCCGCACCATTGAAGGCATCTCGCAGAAGATGCTGAGCCAGGTTCTCAAGTCACTCGAACGCGACGGCCTGATCAAGCGCCGCGCCATCGCGACCGTGCCGGTGACGGTTGAATATTCGATCACGCAGCTCGGCGTGACACTCGCTGCTGCGGTGGATCCGTTGCGCGATTGGGCCGAGGAGAATCTGAAAGACGTGCTCGCCGCCCAGCGCCGCTACGATTCGCAGCAGAAGGAGGAAGCGGCGTAA
- the flgA gene encoding flagellar basal body P-ring formation chaperone FlgA, producing the protein MIRTTLATLSALLVLALPAQAADDGIAVPTLRASVTVTSDVVRVGDLIENAGSAALIAVYRSPDLGTTGALPVAQVLSVLRAKQVIGVMTGDIKEVQVTRLARTFANKDLENAVASALERRFGLGDAANITVTFDRGVSDMRLDASNTGALQPVATRYDARSGRFDLAFEINNDNTPTPTKLRLTGTAIETVEVAVLTRDIERTETLKSSDVAQERRPKAEVPGEAATRDRTVGMQLRRPMRAGTPIRVADIAKPEYVSRDQSVTVIYQVPGIYLTTRGKAIESGAEGDTVSVLNLQTKRTLTGIVTARGQVTVQGASQSAPMEAAVEQTSSLKRDEAPAPVDTAALLRNLVQSPASPAQIAEAQIPQARVSQAQAK; encoded by the coding sequence ATGATCCGCACCACGCTTGCCACTCTCTCCGCCCTGCTCGTGCTGGCGCTGCCGGCACAGGCCGCCGACGACGGCATCGCCGTGCCGACGCTGCGCGCCAGCGTCACCGTCACCTCCGACGTGGTGCGGGTCGGCGACCTCATCGAGAACGCCGGCTCGGCCGCGCTGATCGCGGTCTATCGCTCGCCCGATCTCGGCACCACCGGCGCGCTGCCGGTTGCCCAGGTCCTGAGCGTGCTTCGCGCCAAGCAGGTGATCGGCGTGATGACCGGCGACATCAAGGAAGTCCAGGTCACGCGGCTCGCCCGCACCTTCGCCAACAAGGATCTCGAAAACGCGGTCGCCTCCGCGCTCGAACGCCGCTTCGGCCTCGGCGACGCGGCCAACATCACCGTGACCTTCGACCGCGGCGTTTCCGACATGCGGCTCGATGCCTCCAACACCGGCGCGCTGCAGCCCGTCGCAACGCGCTACGACGCCCGCAGCGGCCGCTTCGACCTCGCCTTCGAGATCAACAACGACAACACCCCGACGCCGACCAAGCTGCGCTTGACCGGTACTGCGATCGAGACCGTGGAAGTCGCCGTCCTGACCCGCGACATCGAGCGCACCGAGACGCTGAAATCCTCCGACGTCGCGCAGGAGCGACGGCCCAAGGCGGAAGTGCCGGGCGAGGCCGCCACGCGCGACCGCACCGTCGGCATGCAGCTTCGCCGGCCGATGCGCGCCGGCACGCCGATCCGCGTCGCCGACATCGCCAAGCCCGAATACGTGTCACGCGACCAGAGCGTCACCGTCATCTACCAGGTCCCCGGGATTTATCTCACCACCCGCGGCAAGGCGATCGAGAGTGGCGCCGAGGGCGACACCGTGAGCGTCCTCAATTTGCAGACCAAGCGCACGCTGACCGGCATCGTCACCGCCCGCGGCCAGGTGACCGTGCAGGGCGCCAGCCAGTCCGCGCCGATGGAGGCTGCGGTCGAGCAGACCTCCTCGCTCAAGCGTGACGAGGCGCCCGCCCCCGTCGACACCGCAGCCCTCCTCCGGAACCTGGTCCAGTCCCCCGCGTCGCCGGCCCAGATCGCAGAAGCCCAGATCCCGCAAGCTCGCGTCTCGCAAGCTCAAGCAAAGTAA
- a CDS encoding flagellar protein FlaG, with protein sequence MSTDFSIRPVGIPAPVQIVTTSNSAANDAVQTDLPVSQTVAASDTSAAASNDLQSNANISRQVVFDQASASMVFQVVNDRTDAVVNQFPDEAMLRRRAYFHALDLKSEPSRPLNTDLSA encoded by the coding sequence ATGAGTACAGATTTCAGCATCAGGCCGGTGGGGATACCGGCCCCCGTACAGATCGTCACGACGTCGAATTCGGCGGCGAACGATGCCGTGCAAACCGATTTACCGGTGAGCCAGACGGTCGCCGCGAGCGATACGAGCGCGGCTGCGAGCAATGATCTGCAGAGCAATGCGAACATTTCGCGCCAGGTCGTGTTCGACCAGGCGTCCGCATCGATGGTCTTCCAGGTCGTCAACGACCGGACCGATGCCGTGGTCAATCAGTTCCCCGACGAGGCGATGCTGCGCCGGCGAGCCTATTTCCACGCACTGGATTTGAAGTCGGAGCCCTCACGTCCGCTCAATACGGACCTCAGCGCTTAA
- a CDS encoding phytanoyl-CoA dioxygenase yields the protein MTANSCALDEAQIDQFIREGFVRIDNAFPRNLAEAARAIMWRDLPCREDDPSTWTRPVIRLPGYGDPPFRDAINTAVLHAAFDQIVGSGRWRPRRDIGTIPVRFPHPDDPGDAGWHVDLSFPGADCDPNETRDFSAWRVNVTSRGRALLLLFLFSDVGEDDAPTRIRVGSHVPMARYLAPAGEAGGARMVLDEMGADCPIALATGDAGTVYLCHPFLVHAAQRHQGTRPRFMAQPSLPLAEPYRLKRPDGVYSPVESAIRLALGYA from the coding sequence ATGACTGCCAATTCCTGCGCGCTCGACGAGGCGCAAATCGACCAATTCATTCGCGAAGGCTTCGTCCGGATCGACAATGCCTTTCCCCGCAACCTCGCCGAGGCCGCGCGCGCCATCATGTGGCGCGACCTGCCGTGTAGGGAGGATGACCCGTCGACCTGGACGCGGCCGGTGATCCGGTTGCCGGGCTATGGCGATCCTCCGTTCCGGGACGCCATCAACACGGCCGTCCTCCATGCGGCATTCGACCAGATCGTCGGATCTGGACGCTGGCGCCCGCGTCGCGACATCGGCACGATTCCAGTGCGCTTTCCGCATCCGGACGATCCGGGCGACGCCGGCTGGCACGTCGATCTCAGCTTTCCCGGCGCGGATTGCGACCCGAACGAGACGCGCGACTTCTCGGCCTGGCGCGTCAACGTCACCTCGCGCGGACGGGCGCTGTTGCTCCTGTTCCTGTTCTCCGACGTCGGCGAGGACGATGCGCCGACGCGCATCCGGGTCGGCTCGCATGTTCCGATGGCGCGCTATCTGGCGCCGGCGGGTGAGGCGGGCGGGGCGCGCATGGTGCTGGACGAGATGGGAGCCGATTGTCCGATTGCGCTGGCGACCGGCGATGCCGGCACCGTCTATCTCTGCCATCCCTTCCTGGTTCATGCCGCGCAGAGGCACCAGGGGACGCGGCCGCGCTTCATGGCACAGCCGTCGCTTCCTCTCGCCGAGCCGTACAGGCTGAAGCGGCCCGATGGCGTCTACTCGCCGGTCGAGAGCGCAATCCGGCTCGCGCTCGGCTACGCCTGA
- the flgF gene encoding flagellar basal-body rod protein FlgF, translating to MQNALLIGLSRQMTLERQMDVIANNVANANTNGFKADHSLFEEYLNSNAHEDNFVGSDRRVSYVQDRGTYRDVGQGPMEATNNPLDMAISGNAFFAVQANGAERYTRDGKFALSSTGQLMTSDGNLVLGTGGPIVFQPTDHDINVAADGTVTVLEGTAKTDSIRGKIRMVEFDDPAKLTKLGANLYGAGSANQQQTTSKSTLQQGYIEKSNVNSVGEMSRMVEVMRSYTAIANLLQQQSDLHKSAIEKLADVPA from the coding sequence ATGCAGAATGCGCTTCTGATCGGCTTGTCACGGCAGATGACGTTGGAGCGGCAGATGGATGTCATCGCCAACAACGTCGCCAATGCCAACACCAACGGCTTCAAGGCCGACCATTCGCTGTTCGAGGAGTACCTCAACTCGAACGCGCATGAGGACAATTTCGTCGGCTCCGACCGCCGGGTCTCCTATGTGCAGGACCGCGGCACCTACCGCGACGTCGGCCAGGGGCCGATGGAGGCGACCAACAACCCGCTCGACATGGCGATCAGCGGCAACGCGTTCTTCGCCGTGCAGGCCAATGGCGCCGAGCGCTACACCCGCGACGGCAAGTTCGCGCTCAGCAGCACCGGCCAGCTCATGACCTCCGACGGCAATCTCGTGCTCGGCACCGGCGGCCCGATCGTCTTCCAGCCGACCGACCACGACATCAACGTCGCCGCCGACGGCACCGTGACCGTGCTCGAAGGCACGGCCAAGACCGACTCGATCCGCGGCAAGATCCGCATGGTGGAGTTCGACGATCCGGCCAAGCTGACCAAGCTCGGCGCCAATCTCTACGGCGCCGGCTCCGCCAACCAGCAGCAGACCACTTCCAAGTCCACCCTGCAGCAGGGCTACATCGAGAAGTCGAACGTGAATTCGGTCGGCGAGATGAGCCGCATGGTCGAGGTCATGCGCAGCTACACCGCGATCGCCAACCTGCTCCAGCAGCAGAGCGACCTCCACAAATCGGCGATCGAAAAGCTCGCCGACGTTCCGGCCTGA
- the flgH gene encoding flagellar basal body L-ring protein FlgH → MSAFSSAYRLRRVVISALLLATCALASGCSSIDRLSQIGEQPKLSAIDNPTTQPGYKPVQMPMPKPEVASYNPNSLWRNGSRAFFKDQRATHVGDLLTVTVNITDKANLSNETQRSRTNSEDSGITDFIGSKTLGVQAQKVLPGRILTADSTASSDGKGSVNRTEALQTNVAAVVTQVLPNGNLVVEGKQEIRVNFEIRELVVAGIVRPEDIQSDNTIDSSKIAQARIAYGGRGQITDVQQPRYGQQVMDVLLPF, encoded by the coding sequence ATGTCCGCTTTCAGTTCGGCTTACCGTCTTCGTCGCGTCGTGATCTCGGCCCTGCTGCTCGCCACTTGCGCGCTCGCAAGCGGCTGCTCCTCGATCGACCGCCTGTCGCAGATCGGCGAGCAACCGAAACTGTCCGCGATCGACAATCCGACGACGCAGCCCGGCTACAAGCCGGTGCAGATGCCGATGCCGAAGCCGGAAGTCGCCTCCTACAATCCGAACTCGCTGTGGCGGAACGGCAGCCGCGCCTTCTTCAAGGATCAACGCGCGACCCATGTCGGCGACCTCCTGACCGTGACCGTGAACATCACCGACAAGGCCAACCTCTCCAACGAGACCCAGCGCAGCCGCACCAATTCGGAAGATTCGGGCATCACCGATTTCATCGGCTCGAAGACGCTCGGCGTCCAGGCGCAGAAGGTGCTGCCCGGCCGCATCCTCACCGCCGACTCCACCGCCTCCAGCGACGGCAAGGGCTCGGTCAATCGCACGGAAGCCCTGCAGACCAACGTCGCAGCGGTCGTGACCCAGGTGCTGCCGAACGGCAATCTCGTCGTCGAAGGCAAGCAGGAGATCCGCGTCAACTTCGAGATCCGCGAACTCGTGGTCGCCGGCATCGTCCGGCCTGAGGACATCCAGAGCGACAACACCATCGATTCCAGCAAGATCGCGCAGGCCCGCATCGCCTATGGCGGCCGCGGCCAGATCACGGACGTGCAGCAGCCGCGCTACGGCCAGCAAGTCATGGACGTGCTGCTGCCCTTCTAA
- a CDS encoding fumarylacetoacetate hydrolase family protein, which yields MDKILEAAKAIALARRNHAPLAALEVPPADEAEGYEVQRALHDLLLKNVGPLVGYKIGCTSQVMQDYIGIPHPCGGGVFQKGVHDSGVKLAASDYVRVGVECEIAVRLKRNLAAGEAPFTAEWVGEAVEAYHPAIEIVDDRYVKWETMGAPTLIADDFFAAGCVLGEAVPRSSVPDLKAVKGRALVNGEEVSHGTGADVLGHPHNALAWLANHLAAEGKGLHAGQLVLTGSLVKTLWLKAGDKVRMELDGLGSVEAEFT from the coding sequence ATGGACAAAATTCTCGAAGCCGCAAAGGCCATCGCGCTGGCGCGCCGCAACCATGCGCCGCTTGCGGCGCTTGAAGTTCCCCCGGCCGATGAAGCCGAGGGCTATGAGGTTCAGCGGGCGCTGCATGATCTTCTGCTGAAGAATGTCGGACCGCTGGTCGGCTACAAGATCGGCTGCACCAGCCAGGTGATGCAGGACTATATCGGCATCCCGCACCCCTGCGGCGGCGGCGTATTCCAGAAGGGGGTGCATGACAGCGGCGTCAAGCTCGCGGCCTCCGACTATGTCCGTGTCGGCGTCGAGTGCGAGATCGCGGTGCGCCTGAAGCGGAACCTCGCCGCCGGCGAGGCGCCGTTCACCGCCGAATGGGTCGGCGAAGCCGTCGAGGCCTATCATCCCGCGATCGAGATCGTCGACGACCGCTATGTAAAATGGGAGACGATGGGCGCGCCGACGCTGATTGCGGATGATTTCTTCGCCGCCGGCTGCGTGCTGGGCGAGGCGGTACCACGCTCGTCGGTCCCGGACCTGAAGGCGGTCAAGGGCCGCGCCCTCGTCAATGGCGAGGAGGTCAGCCACGGCACCGGCGCCGACGTGCTCGGCCATCCCCACAATGCACTCGCCTGGCTCGCCAACCACCTCGCCGCCGAAGGCAAGGGGTTGCATGCGGGACAGCTCGTGCTGACCGGCAGCCTGGTGAAGACGCTATGGCTGAAAGCCGGCGACAAGGTGCGGATGGAGCTGGATGGATTGGGCTCGGTGGAGGCGGAGTTCACGTGA